A genomic window from Pseudocitrobacter corydidari includes:
- the tpiA gene encoding triose-phosphate isomerase, which produces MRHPLVMGNWKLNGSRHMVHELLSNLRKELAGVAGCGVAIAPPELYIDMAKREAEGSHIMLGAQNVDLNLSGAFTGETSAAMLKDLGAQYIIIGHSERRTYHKESDELIAKKFAVLKEQGLTPVLCIGETEAENEAGKTEEVCARQIDAVLKTQGAAAFEGVVIAYEPVWAIGTGKSATPAQAQAVHKFIRDHIAKADAKIAEQVIIQYGGSVNASNAAELFTQPDIDGALVGGASLKADAFAVIVKAAEAAKQA; this is translated from the coding sequence ATGCGACATCCATTAGTGATGGGTAACTGGAAACTGAACGGCAGCCGCCACATGGTTCACGAACTGCTTTCTAACCTGCGTAAAGAACTGGCAGGTGTTGCGGGTTGTGGCGTAGCGATCGCGCCGCCGGAACTGTACATCGATATGGCGAAGCGTGAAGCTGAAGGCAGCCACATCATGCTGGGCGCGCAGAACGTTGACCTGAACCTGTCTGGCGCGTTCACCGGTGAAACGTCTGCTGCCATGCTGAAAGACCTTGGCGCACAGTACATCATTATCGGTCACTCTGAGCGTCGTACTTACCACAAAGAGTCTGACGAACTGATCGCGAAAAAATTCGCCGTGCTGAAAGAACAGGGTCTGACTCCGGTTCTGTGTATCGGTGAAACCGAAGCAGAAAACGAAGCGGGCAAAACTGAAGAAGTGTGCGCACGTCAGATCGACGCAGTCCTGAAAACTCAGGGCGCAGCGGCATTCGAAGGCGTGGTTATCGCTTACGAACCAGTATGGGCAATCGGTACTGGCAAATCTGCGACCCCAGCTCAGGCTCAGGCGGTTCACAAATTTATCCGTGACCACATTGCTAAAGCTGACGCGAAAATCGCTGAACAGGTTATCATCCAGTACGGCGGTTCCGTTAACGCGAGCAACGCAGCCGAGCTGTTCACCCAGCCGGACATCGACGGCGCGCTGGTTGGCGGCGCATCCCTGAAAGCAGACGCTTTCGCGGTGATCGTTAAAGCAGCAGAAGCGGCTAAACAGGCTTAA
- a CDS encoding YiiQ family protein — protein sequence MKKWISVCLAGVIALSAGRFAFAVESPDTTAPYLLSGAPTFDLSISQFRERFNIDNPSLPLSEFRSISSSRDKLNLTRAASKINENLYASTALERGTLKIKSMQITWLPIPGPEQKSAKAKALEYMTAVLRLFTPTLTKAQSQQKLQKLLAQGKGKHYFTTSEGAIRYVVADNGEKGLTFAVEPIKLALSENLEGGE from the coding sequence ATGAAGAAGTGGATCTCTGTGTGTCTTGCAGGCGTTATCGCCCTGAGCGCTGGCCGCTTCGCGTTTGCCGTTGAGTCTCCGGATACCACCGCGCCCTATTTGCTTTCCGGCGCGCCCACGTTCGATCTCTCCATCAGTCAGTTCCGCGAGCGGTTTAATATTGATAACCCGTCGCTGCCCCTCAGTGAGTTTCGTTCGATTTCTTCCAGCCGCGATAAGCTCAACCTGACGCGCGCGGCGAGTAAAATTAACGAAAATCTGTATGCGTCCACCGCGCTCGAACGCGGAACGCTGAAAATCAAGTCGATGCAGATAACCTGGCTGCCTATTCCCGGCCCGGAACAAAAGTCGGCGAAAGCCAAAGCGCTGGAATACATGACGGCGGTGTTGCGTCTGTTTACCCCGACGCTCACCAAAGCGCAGAGCCAGCAGAAACTGCAAAAGTTACTGGCACAAGGCAAAGGGAAGCATTACTTCACCACCAGCGAAGGCGCGATTCGTTATGTTGTCGCAGATAATGGCGAAAAAGGGCTGACCTTCGCTGTTGAACCGATTAAGCTGGCGCTATCTGAAAATCTTGAAGGAGGCGAATAA
- the fpr gene encoding ferredoxin--NADP(+) reductase, which yields MADWVTGKVTKVHFWTDALFSLTVHAPVNPFTAGQFAKLGLDVDGERVQRAYSYVNAPSNPDLEFYLVTVPEGKLSPRLAALKPGDDVQIVSEAAGFFVLDEVPDCETLWMLATGTAIGPYLSILQEGKDLERFKNIVLVHAARFAADLSYLPLMQELEKRYEGKLRIKTVVSRETVADSLTGRVPALIESGALEEAVGLPMNAETSHVMLCGNPQMVRDTQQLLKDTRQMTKHLRRRPGHMTAEHYW from the coding sequence ATGGCCGATTGGGTAACAGGTAAAGTCACAAAGGTGCATTTCTGGACCGATGCACTGTTTAGCCTCACCGTTCACGCCCCCGTTAATCCCTTCACCGCCGGGCAGTTTGCCAAATTGGGTCTGGATGTCGACGGCGAGCGCGTGCAGCGCGCCTACTCCTACGTTAACGCCCCCAGCAATCCCGATCTTGAGTTCTATCTGGTCACCGTACCAGAGGGAAAATTGAGCCCGCGCCTCGCCGCGCTGAAGCCGGGTGATGATGTACAGATTGTCAGTGAAGCGGCAGGCTTCTTTGTGCTGGATGAAGTGCCAGACTGCGAAACCCTGTGGATGCTGGCAACCGGCACGGCGATTGGCCCGTATCTGTCGATTTTGCAGGAAGGGAAAGATTTAGAGCGCTTTAAAAATATCGTGCTGGTTCACGCCGCGCGCTTTGCCGCCGACTTAAGTTATCTGCCGTTGATGCAGGAGCTTGAGAAACGCTACGAAGGAAAGTTGCGCATAAAAACCGTGGTCAGTCGCGAAACGGTGGCGGATTCCCTGACCGGACGCGTGCCCGCATTGATTGAAAGCGGTGCGCTGGAAGAGGCGGTTGGCCTGCCGATGAACGCCGAAACCAGCCACGTGATGTTATGCGGAAACCCGCAGATGGTGCGCGATACCCAGCAGTTGCTGAAAGATACCCGCCAGATGACCAAACATCTGCGCCGCCGCCCAGGCCACATGACGGCGGAACATTACTGGTAA
- a CDS encoding SLC13 family permease, with translation MSLWFSHPLFLPSLVVGITIILWATSLLPEFITALLFFTVAMAAKIAPPEVIFGGFASSAFWLVFSGFVLGVAIRKTGLADRAARALSARLTDSWLRMVASVVLLSYALAFVMPSNMGRIALLMPIVAAMASRAGIKEGTRPWYGLALAVGFGTFQLSATILPANVPNLVMSGAAEGAWGIHLNYLPYLLLHTPVLGWLKGALLIGLICWLFPGKPQPPKAVEAAPPMSGAEKRLAWLLAIVLTLWVTESWHGIGPAWTGLAAACVTLLPRVGFISGEEFSAGVNIRTCIYVAGILGLAITVTQTGIGDAVGEALLRVMPLDPERPFTSFVALTGITTALNFIMTANGVPALYTTFAQSFAEATNFPLLSVIMIQVLGYSTPLLPYQASPIVVAMALGKVPARAGMMLCLALAAASYLLLLPLDYLWYQVLGKL, from the coding sequence ATGTCGCTCTGGTTTTCACATCCTCTGTTCCTTCCATCGCTGGTTGTTGGCATCACCATCATCCTCTGGGCGACTTCGCTGTTGCCTGAATTTATCACCGCGCTTTTATTCTTTACCGTCGCGATGGCGGCGAAAATCGCCCCGCCGGAGGTCATTTTCGGCGGCTTTGCCTCATCGGCCTTCTGGCTGGTGTTCAGCGGTTTTGTGCTCGGCGTGGCGATCCGCAAAACGGGGCTTGCCGACCGGGCGGCGAGGGCGCTGTCGGCAAGGCTGACTGATTCGTGGCTGCGCATGGTGGCGAGCGTGGTGTTGCTGAGTTATGCGTTGGCGTTTGTGATGCCCTCCAATATGGGGCGAATCGCGCTGCTGATGCCGATTGTCGCGGCGATGGCGTCTCGCGCTGGCATTAAAGAGGGCACCCGCCCGTGGTACGGGCTGGCGTTGGCGGTTGGTTTCGGTACGTTCCAGCTTTCCGCTACCATTCTGCCCGCCAACGTACCCAACCTGGTGATGAGCGGCGCGGCGGAAGGCGCATGGGGCATCCACCTGAACTATCTGCCCTATCTGTTGCTGCACACGCCGGTGCTCGGCTGGTTGAAAGGCGCGCTGCTTATCGGGCTGATTTGCTGGCTCTTCCCCGGCAAACCACAGCCACCAAAAGCCGTAGAGGCGGCGCCGCCCATGAGCGGGGCAGAGAAGCGCCTGGCCTGGCTGCTGGCGATCGTGCTAACCCTGTGGGTGACGGAGAGCTGGCACGGCATCGGCCCGGCGTGGACGGGCCTGGCGGCGGCGTGCGTGACGCTGCTACCGCGCGTCGGGTTTATCAGCGGCGAGGAGTTCTCGGCGGGCGTGAACATTCGCACCTGTATTTACGTCGCCGGGATTCTGGGGCTGGCGATTACCGTCACCCAGACGGGCATTGGTGATGCGGTAGGCGAGGCGCTGCTGCGCGTGATGCCGCTCGACCCGGAACGCCCGTTCACCAGTTTTGTCGCCCTGACGGGGATCACGACCGCGCTCAACTTCATTATGACCGCCAACGGCGTGCCGGCGCTCTACACCACCTTTGCGCAAAGTTTTGCTGAGGCGACAAATTTCCCGCTGTTGAGCGTGATTATGATTCAGGTGCTGGGGTATTCCACGCCGCTTCTGCCGTATCAAGCGTCGCCGATTGTGGTGGCGATGGCGTTAGGGAAAGTGCCTGCAAGGGCGGGGATGATGCTGTGTCTGGCGCTGGCGGCGGCGAGTTATCTGCTTCTATTGCCGCTGGATTATCTTTGGTATCAGGTGTTAGGGAAGTTGTAA
- a CDS encoding DUF805 domain-containing protein: MTLQQWLFSIKGRIGRRDFWIWMGIWLLAMVILFTLAGGEMLSIQTAAFILVCLLWPTAAVTVKRLHDRGKSGIWALLMVLAWMLLAGNWAMLPGVWQWGVGRFIPTLIIVMMLIDLGAFVGTQGENKYGKDTQDVKYR, translated from the coding sequence ATGACCCTACAGCAATGGTTGTTTTCAATTAAGGGCCGCATTGGTCGCCGTGATTTCTGGATCTGGATGGGGATCTGGCTGCTGGCGATGGTGATTCTGTTTACGCTGGCTGGCGGCGAGATGCTCAGCATTCAGACCGCGGCGTTTATCCTGGTTTGCCTGCTGTGGCCAACGGCGGCGGTCACGGTGAAGCGTCTGCACGATCGCGGTAAATCCGGCATCTGGGCCCTGCTGATGGTGCTGGCGTGGATGCTGTTGGCCGGTAACTGGGCGATGCTGCCGGGCGTCTGGCAGTGGGGCGTGGGGCGATTCATTCCGACGCTGATTATCGTGATGATGCTGATTGACCTGGGCGCGTTTGTCGGCACCCAGGGGGAAAACAAGTACGGTAAAGATACGCAGGACGTAAAATACCGCTGA